A window of the Schlesneria paludicola DSM 18645 genome harbors these coding sequences:
- a CDS encoding phytase gives MRCVSAHPHRISSRLTCFFEGPGDIGQYELSWSGQGTVTGTRVRGWSLKACEGAVADDATGTFHVAEEDPGIWKLPAEPTDPTPPLQILKVGENGLVADLERLTLAKFDQGAEWLVISSQGSNSFRVFESRAPHQFVGPFTIAGAVAFDGIDLSTRQLGSTFPRGAFGCHTDVDGHPILLADGEQIRQQLVSQAKTNRRSGH, from the coding sequence ATGAGATGCGTCAGCGCGCACCCACACCGTATTTCATCCCGTCTCACATGTTTTTTCGAAGGTCCAGGAGATATCGGCCAGTACGAACTGAGCTGGTCGGGGCAGGGAACCGTGACTGGGACCAGAGTTCGAGGTTGGTCCTTGAAGGCCTGTGAAGGAGCCGTCGCCGACGATGCAACCGGGACGTTCCACGTCGCGGAAGAAGACCCGGGAATCTGGAAATTGCCGGCCGAACCGACAGACCCGACTCCGCCTCTCCAAATCCTGAAAGTGGGTGAGAATGGTTTGGTCGCCGATCTGGAACGCCTGACCCTCGCCAAGTTCGACCAAGGTGCCGAATGGCTCGTCATCTCGTCACAGGGAAGCAATTCGTTCCGTGTGTTCGAGTCGCGCGCGCCACATCAATTTGTGGGACCGTTCACGATCGCCGGTGCGGTTGCTTTCGACGGAATTGATCTGAGCACGCGCCAACTGGGCTCGACGTTCCCGCGGGGCGCCTTCGGCTGTCACACCGATGTTGACGGTCATCCGATTCTGCTCGCAGACGGGGAACAGATCAGGCAACAACTTGTTTCTCAAGCCAAGACAAATCGACGGTCTGGCCATTAA
- a CDS encoding BlaI/MecI/CopY family transcriptional regulator, producing the protein MTFEPLTEGELSILEVIWNQQKPTCRDIADATYVRVTDSKMASAQKLLERLEDKGYIARDRRERAHRFYAIVDREQFLHHRLCDLADRLCNGAIAPLMTTLVRSKNFSKQHRDQLRQLIDERWPAE; encoded by the coding sequence ATGACATTCGAACCACTAACGGAAGGCGAGCTTTCGATCCTCGAGGTCATCTGGAACCAACAGAAGCCAACATGTCGTGACATCGCCGATGCGACCTATGTCCGAGTCACTGATTCAAAAATGGCCTCGGCCCAGAAGTTGTTAGAACGCCTTGAAGACAAAGGCTACATCGCACGCGACCGGCGCGAACGAGCACACCGATTCTATGCGATCGTTGACCGCGAACAATTCCTCCATCATCGTCTATGCGATCTGGCCGACAGGCTTTGCAATGGTGCCATCGCCCCCCTCATGACGACACTGGTCCGATCAAAAAACTTCTCAAAACAGCATCGCGATCAACTGCGTCAATTGATCGACGAACGCTGGCCTGCCGAGTAG
- a CDS encoding DUF1559 domain-containing protein: MPDRTQGRRQAFTLIELLVVISIIAVLIALLLPAVQSAREAARRMQCKNNLKQMGLALANYESSFGVFPPARLGHVNPADPTKWVEQWASWAIMILPYVDQANLYGLYNTNFKWNDPVNAQVSTTRLGVYSCPTSPNGNGVDPNQGTVAPVTGDYMATASVSYKLYQAIPGSPSTLTTKDDPAGTAMRNGVMVKAGNPFKDATYLQFRPSRMTDITDGASNTIVLVEMAGAPYAYGPNRTPFAVGGPFASSTNVADYTATNGNGMYVQVKGAAWADPDRVGGLAGCTLDGFKSGPGTTPLAIMNVSNDNEPYSFHAGGVNALLADGSVRFVSQNLDLRTWAGLITRGGGEVLGEF; this comes from the coding sequence GTGCCGGATCGAACCCAAGGCCGCCGCCAGGCCTTCACGCTGATCGAATTACTCGTCGTCATCTCCATTATCGCGGTCTTGATTGCGTTGCTCCTGCCGGCAGTCCAGTCCGCTCGCGAGGCGGCGCGTCGCATGCAATGCAAAAACAACCTGAAGCAAATGGGACTGGCCCTTGCAAACTATGAAAGCTCGTTCGGTGTATTTCCGCCCGCACGGCTTGGCCATGTGAATCCTGCCGACCCGACAAAATGGGTCGAACAATGGGCGTCGTGGGCCATCATGATTCTGCCGTACGTCGATCAGGCAAATCTGTACGGACTGTACAATACGAACTTCAAGTGGAATGACCCGGTCAACGCTCAAGTCTCGACGACACGACTGGGCGTCTATTCCTGTCCGACGAGCCCCAATGGCAATGGCGTCGACCCCAATCAGGGAACGGTGGCCCCTGTTACGGGTGATTACATGGCCACGGCATCCGTCAGCTACAAGCTATACCAGGCGATTCCCGGCTCGCCATCGACGTTGACCACCAAAGATGACCCCGCGGGCACAGCCATGCGAAACGGAGTGATGGTCAAGGCGGGCAATCCCTTCAAAGACGCCACCTACTTGCAGTTTCGCCCCAGCCGCATGACCGATATCACAGACGGCGCATCGAATACGATCGTCCTTGTGGAAATGGCGGGCGCCCCCTATGCCTACGGGCCCAACCGTACACCATTCGCTGTGGGCGGTCCATTTGCCTCATCCACCAATGTCGCCGACTATACCGCGACGAACGGCAATGGAATGTACGTGCAGGTCAAAGGAGCGGCATGGGCTGACCCTGATCGCGTCGGTGGCCTGGCAGGGTGCACGCTGGACGGTTTCAAAAGCGGCCCAGGAACCACGCCGCTCGCCATCATGAATGTCAGCAACGACAACGAGCCGTACAGCTTTCATGCGGGCGGCGTCAACGCCCTCCTCGCCGACGGTTCAGTCCGGTTCGTCTCGCAAAACCTGGATCTTCGCACCTGGGCGGGCCTGATCACGCGCGGCGGCGGCGAAGTCTTGGGCGAGTTCTAG